From one Trichlorobacter lovleyi SZ genomic stretch:
- a CDS encoding tyrosine-type recombinase/integrase — protein MAQNPKTPQIEDFEAGLPAVVHEILPVAADVPDLIDQAAEWFALDVANGDARPDTIATYISHLNHWLNWCRVNNIDPGHATTTHLKAFRQELVQSGAAHATISLKLTTVRRFYDGAVSRGLLEANPVNGVKAPRKRTADAEIIKCLTAGETERFFEAIPHDHKLKSLRDRAMAALMTLEGLRRIEICRANLEDIEETDSGVRILVHGKGKDGYIYPREDTVACIQNYLIQRGPVQSDKDGEPIFVSLSKGDKVRGRITRIGLSKWIDTMLAKAGITKKGRGCHALRHTCGALLYQATRDVKVVQETLRHASIAMAAKYSHVQERGKARYTQQIPVKP, from the coding sequence ATGGCCCAAAACCCCAAAACGCCTCAGATCGAAGATTTTGAAGCCGGTCTTCCGGCAGTTGTCCATGAAATCCTGCCGGTAGCAGCAGATGTTCCGGATCTGATCGACCAAGCTGCCGAATGGTTCGCCCTGGACGTGGCCAACGGCGATGCCCGACCTGACACCATTGCGACCTACATCTCCCATCTCAATCACTGGCTGAACTGGTGTCGGGTAAACAATATCGATCCGGGTCACGCCACGACAACCCACCTCAAGGCGTTCCGTCAGGAGTTGGTGCAGAGCGGAGCCGCTCATGCGACGATCAGCCTGAAACTGACCACGGTCAGACGTTTCTATGATGGCGCCGTCTCACGGGGGCTACTGGAGGCCAACCCAGTCAATGGGGTTAAGGCTCCCCGCAAGCGGACAGCTGATGCCGAGATCATCAAGTGCCTGACTGCCGGTGAAACGGAACGGTTCTTCGAGGCTATCCCCCACGACCACAAGCTCAAAAGTCTACGTGACCGCGCCATGGCAGCACTGATGACCCTGGAAGGTCTACGCCGGATTGAGATCTGCCGGGCCAATCTGGAGGACATCGAAGAGACCGACTCTGGTGTCCGGATCCTGGTGCATGGCAAAGGGAAGGATGGCTACATCTACCCACGAGAAGATACGGTTGCCTGTATCCAGAACTACCTGATCCAGCGCGGGCCAGTACAGTCCGACAAGGACGGAGAGCCGATCTTTGTTTCTCTGTCCAAAGGAGACAAGGTACGGGGAAGGATTACCCGGATCGGACTATCAAAGTGGATTGATACGATGTTGGCCAAGGCAGGAATAACCAAGAAAGGCCGAGGGTGTCACGCCTTACGGCATACCTGTGGCGCCCTGCTCTATCAAGCCACCAGGGATGTGAAGGTTGTGCAGGAAACGCTACGCCATGCCAGCATTGCCATGGCGGCAAAATACAGCCATGTACAGGAACGGGGAAAAGCAAGGTATACTCAGCAGATACCGGTTAAGCCGTAG